In a single window of the Kiloniellales bacterium genome:
- a CDS encoding isocitrate/isopropylmalate dehydrogenase family protein: MPQNSRFRIAVMPGDGIGTEIMPPCLEILKRVEERVGGFGLDFEPLPAGADHYRETGTALPEESLRRAGEADAILLGAMGLPSVRYPDGREIAPQLDLRETFELFAGLRPVKSLPGLPGPLADPRARNLDFVLIRESTEGLFAARGKTVFDGDETARDTMVVTRRASERLFQAAFDLARRRRAKGRPGRVTCVDKSNVLGSFGFFRQIFDEVAARNPDVEATHCYVDAMALNLIRNPWDLDVLVTENLFGDILSDAGAALMGGMGMAPSADVGEAQAVFQPCHGTAPDIVGTGKANPTAMVLSAAMMLDWLGEQHGLPCCIEAGSLLARAVEQAFAGGNLRPTELGGGSGLREITEGVLAALEREAP; the protein is encoded by the coding sequence ATGCCGCAGAATTCGCGCTTTCGCATCGCCGTGATGCCCGGCGACGGGATCGGCACCGAGATCATGCCGCCCTGCCTCGAGATCCTGAAACGGGTGGAAGAGCGGGTCGGCGGCTTCGGCCTCGACTTCGAGCCGCTGCCCGCCGGCGCCGACCACTACCGCGAGACCGGCACCGCCCTGCCGGAGGAGAGCCTGCGCCGGGCCGGCGAGGCCGATGCGATCCTGCTGGGCGCCATGGGCCTGCCCTCGGTGCGCTATCCGGACGGCCGCGAGATCGCCCCGCAGCTGGACCTACGGGAGACCTTCGAGCTCTTCGCCGGGCTGCGGCCGGTTAAGAGCCTGCCGGGCCTGCCCGGCCCCCTCGCCGACCCGCGCGCCCGGAACTTGGACTTCGTGCTGATCCGGGAATCGACCGAAGGCCTCTTCGCCGCGCGCGGCAAGACCGTCTTCGACGGCGACGAGACCGCCCGCGACACCATGGTGGTCACGCGCAGGGCCAGCGAGCGGCTGTTCCAGGCCGCCTTCGACCTCGCCCGCCGGCGCCGGGCCAAGGGCCGGCCGGGCCGGGTCACCTGCGTCGACAAGTCCAACGTGCTGGGCAGCTTCGGCTTCTTCCGCCAGATCTTCGACGAAGTCGCGGCCCGGAACCCGGACGTCGAGGCGACCCACTGCTACGTCGACGCCATGGCCCTGAACCTGATCCGCAACCCCTGGGACCTGGACGTCCTGGTCACCGAGAACCTCTTCGGTGACATCCTCTCGGACGCCGGCGCTGCGCTGATGGGCGGCATGGGCATGGCGCCCTCCGCCGACGTCGGGGAGGCGCAGGCGGTCTTCCAGCCCTGCCACGGCACGGCGCCCGACATCGTCGGGACCGGCAAGGCCAACCCGACGGCAATGGTCCTCTCCGCAGCCATGATGCTCGACTGGCTGGGCGAGCAGCACGGCCTGCCGTGCTGCATCGAGGCCGGCAGCCTGCTGGCCCGCGCCGTCGAGCAGGCCTTTGCCGGCGGGAACCTTCGGCCGACCGAGCTGGGCGGCGGCAGTGGCCTGCGCGAGATCACCGAGGGGGTCCTGGCGGCCCTCGAGCGGGAGGCTCCATGA
- a CDS encoding putative quinol monooxygenase: protein MFVVAVIFVSKPDKAEAFRDRVRRQAAESLDREPGCHRFDVCADPEAPERIFLYEIYSDEAAFKAHLETRHFRSFDSDIASLVEDKTVTTWTLLD from the coding sequence GTGTTCGTCGTCGCCGTCATTTTCGTTTCCAAACCCGACAAGGCGGAGGCCTTCCGCGACCGCGTGCGCCGTCAGGCCGCTGAGTCCCTGGACCGCGAGCCGGGCTGCCATCGCTTCGACGTCTGTGCCGACCCGGAGGCCCCGGAGCGGATCTTCCTCTACGAGATCTACAGCGACGAGGCCGCCTTCAAGGCCCACCTCGAAACACGACATTTCAGGAGTTTCGACAGCGATATTGCGTCTCTGGTCGAAGACAAGACCGTGACGACCTGGACCCTTCTGGACTGA
- a CDS encoding aldolase, which yields MTSQEGRLREAMVRFGQSLFLRGYGCGSSGNISVRLEDGILVTPTNSCLGMLEPERIAKLDPEGRHLAGDKPSKEAFLHLAIYQERPEDRAVVHLHATHSVAVSCLEDLDPADVLPPITAYYVMRIGRLPLVPYYRPGDLALAEAVRGVAKDHHAMLLANHGPVVSAKALDAAVYSAEELEETAKLFLLLGERRYCCLDAAQLAELREAFPN from the coding sequence ATGACCTCGCAGGAGGGCCGCCTGCGCGAGGCCATGGTCCGCTTCGGCCAGTCGCTCTTCCTGCGCGGCTACGGCTGCGGCTCCTCCGGCAACATCTCGGTCCGGCTCGAGGACGGCATTCTGGTGACGCCGACCAACTCCTGCCTGGGCATGCTGGAGCCGGAGCGCATCGCCAAGCTCGACCCGGAGGGCCGGCACCTGGCCGGCGATAAGCCCTCCAAGGAGGCCTTCCTGCACCTGGCGATCTACCAGGAGCGGCCCGAGGACCGCGCCGTCGTCCACCTGCACGCGACCCACTCGGTGGCCGTCTCCTGCCTGGAGGATCTCGACCCGGCCGACGTGTTGCCGCCGATCACCGCCTACTACGTCATGCGCATCGGGCGCCTGCCGCTGGTGCCCTATTACCGCCCGGGCGATCTGGCCCTGGCCGAGGCCGTGCGCGGCGTCGCCAAGGACCATCACGCCATGCTGCTGGCCAACCACGGCCCGGTGGTCTCGGCCAAGGCCCTGGACGCTGCGGTCTATTCCGCCGAGGAGCTGGAGGAGACCGCGAAGCTCTTCCTGCTGCTCGGCGAGCGCCGCTACTGCTGCCTGGACGCGGCGCAGCTTGCCGAGCTGCGCGAAGCCTTTCCCAACTGA
- a CDS encoding four-carbon acid sugar kinase family protein, translating into MGPGTDIEGEDRVLLGCIADDFTGATDLANKLTRQGLYCVQYNGVPDDGAGPAPEADGAVIALKTRSIPAAEAVAQSLVALDWLRGQGCRRVFFKYCSTFDSTDEGNIGPVAEALLAALESDFTIACPAAPENNRTVYQGHLFVGDRLLSETGMRHHPLNPMTDSDLVRVLQRQSAGRVGLIPQAVVAKGPAAVTARIEELRAGGTGLAIADALSEADLATLARATEGLPLITGGSGLAVGLPANFRDRGQLNPIPPLPRPPADAPAAVLSGSCSEATNRQVAEMRRRHPSFRLDPEALAEGDAAIEAALAWARDGLGSAPILIYSTADPETLAKVQGDLGRERAGRLVERALARIAESLVRAGVRRLVVAGGETSGAVVTALGIRSLAIGPEIDPGVPWTVSLNEEPLALALKSGNFGGPDFFTRAFEVLS; encoded by the coding sequence ATGGGCCCGGGAACCGACATCGAGGGGGAAGATAGGGTGCTTCTCGGCTGCATCGCCGACGACTTCACGGGGGCCACGGACCTGGCGAACAAGCTGACCCGCCAGGGCCTCTACTGCGTCCAGTACAACGGTGTGCCCGACGACGGCGCCGGCCCGGCGCCCGAGGCCGACGGCGCGGTCATCGCCCTGAAGACCCGGAGCATACCGGCCGCCGAGGCGGTCGCCCAGTCACTGGTGGCGCTGGACTGGCTGCGTGGCCAGGGATGCCGAAGGGTCTTCTTCAAGTACTGCTCGACCTTCGATTCGACCGACGAGGGCAACATCGGCCCGGTCGCCGAGGCGCTGCTGGCCGCCCTGGAGAGCGACTTCACGATTGCCTGCCCGGCGGCGCCGGAGAACAACCGCACCGTCTACCAGGGCCATCTCTTCGTTGGCGACCGCCTGCTGTCCGAGACCGGGATGCGGCACCATCCGCTCAACCCCATGACCGACAGCGACCTGGTCCGGGTGCTGCAGCGCCAGAGCGCGGGCCGCGTCGGCCTGATCCCGCAGGCCGTGGTCGCCAAGGGGCCGGCGGCCGTCACCGCACGCATCGAAGAACTCCGCGCCGGTGGAACCGGCCTCGCCATCGCCGACGCCCTCTCCGAGGCCGACCTCGCGACCCTGGCCCGGGCGACGGAGGGCCTGCCGCTGATCACCGGCGGCTCGGGCCTGGCGGTCGGCCTGCCGGCGAACTTCCGGGATCGGGGGCAGCTGAACCCGATCCCGCCCCTGCCCCGGCCGCCGGCGGACGCACCGGCGGCGGTGCTCTCGGGCAGCTGTTCCGAGGCCACCAACCGCCAGGTCGCCGAGATGCGCCGGCGCCATCCGAGCTTCCGCCTGGACCCGGAAGCCCTGGCGGAAGGCGACGCTGCGATCGAGGCTGCGCTGGCCTGGGCCCGCGACGGCCTCGGCAGCGCCCCGATCCTGATCTACTCCACCGCCGATCCGGAGACCCTGGCCAAGGTGCAAGGGGACCTGGGCCGTGAGCGTGCCGGCCGGCTGGTCGAGCGGGCCCTGGCGCGGATCGCCGAGAGCCTGGTCCGGGCCGGGGTGCGGCGCCTGGTGGTCGCCGGCGGCGAGACCTCGGGCGCGGTGGTCACGGCTTTGGGCATCCGCAGCCTGGCGATCGGGCCCGAGATCGACCCCGGCGTGCCCTGGACGGTAAGCCTAAACGAGGAGCCGCTCGCCCTGGCGCTGAAGTCCGGTAACTTCGGCGGCCCCGACTTCTTCACCCGGGCCTTCGAGGTGCTGTCATGA
- a CDS encoding NAD(P)-dependent oxidoreductase — protein sequence MGQDIGFVGLGAMGLPMAAGLAGAGHRLRVYDIDPAARERAAAVTGIAAVPDLPAAAAGAEVLFTCLPNDAILREAYLGPAGIAGALAKGATTIDCSTVSPKATQEISAALRDRGVAHLDAAMLGSVPQAETGEIGFVVGGERQAFEAAAPLLDVLGRFRVYAGGSGAANRIKLIHQSLVAANAVAVAEALALCRATDTDLDCFYDVVCNGGGFAYSRYFEKRLPRMRTGDFSPLFMLQLMKKDAALGRDLASEAGLVTPLLDQVVQRFEAALAQGLGAEDFSAVARLYDREGEEA from the coding sequence TTGGGACAGGACATCGGGTTCGTCGGCTTGGGGGCCATGGGCCTGCCCATGGCGGCCGGCTTGGCAGGGGCGGGGCATCGGCTCCGGGTTTACGACATCGATCCGGCGGCCCGGGAGCGGGCCGCCGCCGTCACCGGCATCGCCGCCGTGCCCGATCTGCCCGCGGCGGCGGCCGGGGCCGAGGTCCTTTTCACCTGCCTGCCAAACGACGCGATCCTGCGCGAGGCCTATCTCGGGCCGGCCGGGATCGCCGGGGCCCTGGCCAAGGGCGCGACCACGATCGACTGCTCGACCGTGAGCCCCAAGGCGACCCAGGAGATCTCGGCCGCCCTGCGGGACCGCGGCGTGGCCCACCTCGATGCGGCCATGCTGGGTTCGGTGCCGCAGGCCGAGACCGGGGAGATCGGCTTCGTGGTCGGCGGTGAGCGCCAAGCCTTCGAGGCCGCGGCGCCGCTGCTCGACGTGCTCGGCCGCTTCCGGGTCTACGCCGGCGGCTCCGGGGCCGCCAACCGGATCAAGCTGATCCACCAGTCCCTCGTGGCGGCCAACGCGGTGGCCGTCGCCGAGGCGCTGGCGCTCTGCCGGGCGACCGACACCGATCTCGACTGCTTCTACGACGTGGTCTGCAATGGCGGCGGCTTCGCCTACTCCCGCTACTTCGAGAAGCGCCTGCCGCGGATGCGCACTGGCGACTTCTCGCCGCTCTTCATGCTGCAGCTGATGAAGAAGGATGCCGCGCTCGGCCGGGACCTGGCGTCGGAGGCGGGACTGGTGACTCCGCTCCTGGACCAGGTGGTGCAGCGCTTCGAGGCAGCGCTGGCACAGGGCCTGGGCGCTGAGGACTTCTCGGCGGTCGCGCGGCTTTACGACCGGGAAGGGGAGGAGGCGTGA
- a CDS encoding SMP-30/gluconolactonase/LRE family protein, translated as MSLEDLTFLGQGLKRPECVLCTADGSVFAADWEGGVTRIAPDGRQARHLAEGEGWVRPNGIALRRDGSFLLAHLGEDSGGVFSLDRNGTLRPVLTEVEGSPLPPTNFVLEDEYGRLWITVSTRLRPRIRGCRADAADGFIVLSDDRGARIVADGLGYTNEVQFDAEGRHLYVNETFGRRLSRFRAAPDGTLSDYEIVAEFGPGTFPDGLAFDAEGAIWIVSIVSNRVIRVQPDGRQEVVLEDSDAAHLDWVEAAYAAGRLTRAHLDRIESRRLRNISSLAFGGPDLKTVYLGCLLGDSLARFPAPVAGRPPLHWEVAA; from the coding sequence TTGAGCCTCGAGGATCTGACCTTCCTTGGCCAGGGCCTGAAGCGCCCGGAGTGCGTGCTCTGCACCGCGGACGGCAGCGTCTTCGCCGCCGACTGGGAGGGCGGCGTGACCCGGATCGCCCCCGACGGCCGCCAAGCCCGGCACCTCGCCGAAGGCGAAGGTTGGGTCCGTCCGAACGGCATTGCCCTGCGCCGGGACGGCAGCTTCCTGCTCGCTCACCTGGGCGAAGACAGTGGTGGCGTGTTCAGCCTGGACCGCAACGGCACCTTGCGTCCGGTCCTGACCGAGGTCGAGGGCTCGCCCTTGCCGCCGACCAATTTCGTCTTGGAGGACGAGTACGGGCGGCTCTGGATCACGGTCAGCACCCGTCTCCGGCCGCGCATCCGGGGCTGCCGCGCCGACGCGGCCGACGGCTTCATCGTCCTGTCCGACGACCGGGGTGCGCGCATCGTCGCCGACGGCCTGGGCTACACCAACGAGGTCCAGTTCGATGCCGAGGGCCGGCACCTCTACGTCAACGAGACCTTCGGCCGCCGACTTTCGCGGTTCCGCGCCGCCCCCGACGGCACGCTCTCCGACTACGAGATCGTCGCCGAGTTCGGCCCCGGGACCTTTCCGGACGGCCTGGCCTTCGATGCCGAGGGCGCGATCTGGATCGTCAGCATCGTCAGCAACCGGGTGATCCGCGTCCAGCCCGACGGGCGCCAGGAGGTGGTGCTGGAGGACAGCGACGCCGCTCATCTCGACTGGGTCGAGGCCGCCTATGCCGCCGGCCGATTGACTCGCGCCCATCTCGACAGGATCGAGAGCCGGCGGCTTCGCAACATCTCCAGCCTCGCGTTCGGCGGCCCGGATCTGAAGACGGTCTACCTGGGCTGCCTGCTGGGCGACAGCCTGGCCCGCTTTCCTGCTCCGGTCGCCGGCCGGCCGCCCCTGCACTGGGAGGTCGCGGCGTGA
- a CDS encoding GntR family transcriptional regulator produces the protein MTARTKSGPATAEPNKAGAKKAAPPRDSLVDRAYRDIKSRIMGNLYPPNLQVLEQDLALQLGMSRTPVREALIRLEKEGLVEILPRRGMRVVPIAPEDMRDIYEVLTSLEARAAERLAERRPTEADLAPMIAAVQQMESSLDRGDLDAWARADEDFHRLLLELCGNRRLATMAMTVFDLVHRARMVTLRMRPLPKKSSRDHRALIEAILAGESRRAYELHYQHRHQAMQLLTDILERYNLQEL, from the coding sequence GTGACCGCGCGCACCAAGTCCGGCCCGGCAACGGCCGAGCCGAACAAGGCCGGAGCCAAGAAGGCCGCACCGCCGCGGGATTCGCTGGTCGACCGGGCCTACCGCGACATCAAGTCGCGGATCATGGGCAACCTCTACCCGCCCAACCTCCAGGTCCTGGAGCAGGACTTGGCCCTGCAGCTCGGCATGAGCCGGACCCCGGTGCGCGAGGCCCTGATCCGCCTGGAGAAGGAAGGCCTGGTCGAGATCCTGCCGCGCCGCGGCATGCGCGTCGTGCCCATCGCGCCCGAGGACATGCGCGACATCTACGAGGTCCTGACCAGCCTGGAGGCCCGCGCCGCCGAGCGCCTGGCCGAACGGCGTCCGACGGAGGCTGATCTGGCGCCGATGATTGCCGCCGTGCAGCAGATGGAGAGCTCGCTCGACCGGGGCGACCTCGACGCCTGGGCCCGGGCCGACGAGGACTTCCACCGCCTGCTGCTCGAGCTCTGCGGCAATCGACGCCTGGCGACCATGGCCATGACGGTCTTCGACCTGGTCCACCGGGCGCGCATGGTAACCCTCAGGATGCGGCCCCTGCCCAAGAAGTCGAGCCGCGACCACCGGGCGCTGATCGAGGCGATCCTCGCCGGTGAGAGCCGCCGGGCCTACGAGCTGCACTACCAGCACCGCCACCAGGCGATGCAGCTCCTGACCGACATCCTGGAGCGCTACAACCTGCAGGAGCTGTGA
- a CDS encoding carbohydrate ABC transporter permease, whose amino-acid sequence MTDVAVKKPAAVASEGGMTYLESIPRKVVVVYIPLAIFVFVLLFPFYWMGITSVKTTEELHAYRGLAALWVYEPTLENYYHLLTETEYPSWLWNTMFVTVTSTFLSIFCAVCAAYAIERLRYKGSRTVGMLIFLAYLVPPSILFIPLAIMVHWLGIFDSNWALVLTYPTILVPFCTWLLMGYFRSIPYELEECALIDGATRLQILVKIVLPLSVPGLISAGIFAFTLSWNEFIYALTFISSAENKTVPVGAVTELITFDVYNWGGLMAGAMLGSLPVAILYSFFVEHYVSSMTGAVKE is encoded by the coding sequence ATGACTGACGTTGCCGTCAAGAAGCCCGCGGCCGTCGCCAGCGAAGGCGGCATGACTTACCTGGAGTCGATCCCGCGCAAGGTCGTGGTGGTCTACATCCCCCTGGCGATCTTCGTCTTCGTCCTGCTGTTTCCCTTCTACTGGATGGGCATCACCAGCGTGAAGACGACCGAGGAGCTCCACGCCTACCGGGGCCTCGCGGCGCTCTGGGTCTACGAGCCGACCCTGGAGAACTACTACCACCTGCTGACCGAGACCGAGTACCCGAGCTGGCTGTGGAACACGATGTTCGTCACGGTCACCTCGACCTTTCTGTCGATCTTCTGCGCGGTCTGCGCCGCCTACGCCATCGAGCGGCTGCGCTACAAGGGCTCACGCACGGTCGGCATGCTGATCTTCCTGGCCTACCTGGTGCCGCCCTCCATCCTCTTCATTCCGCTGGCGATCATGGTTCATTGGCTGGGCATCTTCGATTCGAACTGGGCCCTGGTGCTGACCTATCCGACCATTCTGGTGCCCTTCTGCACCTGGCTGCTGATGGGCTACTTCCGCTCGATCCCCTACGAGCTGGAGGAATGCGCCCTGATCGACGGCGCGACCCGCCTGCAGATCCTGGTCAAGATCGTGCTGCCGCTCTCGGTGCCCGGGCTGATCTCGGCCGGCATCTTTGCCTTCACCCTGTCGTGGAACGAGTTCATCTACGCCCTGACCTTCATCTCTTCGGCCGAGAACAAGACCGTCCCGGTCGGCGCGGTGACCGAGCTGATCACCTTCGACGTCTACAACTGGGGCGGCCTCATGGCCGGCGCCATGCTCGGCTCGCTGCCCGTCGCCATCCTCTACTCCTTCTTCGTCGAGCACTACGTCTCCTCGATGACCGGCGCGGTGAAGGAGTAG
- a CDS encoding sugar ABC transporter permease has protein sequence MAIASQTRSIEPIGLLDRLRNNRNALGLIFMLPAALFLLVFLTYPLFFGVWIGLTDVKVGRPGEYIGLENYIWLFEDHVFWLSVFNTFLYTVVASIIKFGLGLWLALLLNHYIPFKAFIRAIVLMPFIVPTVLSALAFWWIYDSQDSVISWILIEAGLLTETIDFLGDPNNARASVIAANIWRGIPFVAITLLAGLQTISPSLYEAATIDGASEWQRFRHITFPLLTPIIAVVMTFSVLFTFTDFQLIWVMTRGGPINATHLMATLSYQRAIVGGALGEGAAIATAMIPFLLAAILFSYFGLQRRKWQQGGQDD, from the coding sequence GTGGCGATAGCCAGCCAGACCAGGAGCATCGAGCCGATTGGCTTGCTCGACCGCCTGCGCAACAACCGCAACGCCCTCGGCCTGATCTTCATGCTGCCGGCGGCCCTGTTCCTGCTGGTCTTCCTGACCTATCCGCTTTTCTTCGGGGTCTGGATCGGGCTGACCGACGTCAAGGTCGGCCGGCCCGGCGAATACATCGGGCTGGAAAACTACATCTGGCTGTTCGAGGACCACGTCTTCTGGCTCTCGGTCTTCAACACCTTCCTCTACACAGTCGTGGCCAGCATCATCAAATTCGGTCTCGGCCTTTGGCTGGCACTGCTGTTGAACCACTACATCCCCTTCAAGGCCTTCATCCGTGCCATCGTGCTGATGCCCTTCATCGTGCCCACCGTGCTCTCGGCCCTGGCCTTCTGGTGGATCTACGACTCGCAGGACTCGGTGATCAGCTGGATCCTGATCGAGGCCGGCCTGCTGACCGAGACCATCGACTTCCTGGGCGACCCGAACAACGCCCGGGCCTCGGTGATCGCCGCCAACATCTGGCGCGGCATCCCCTTCGTCGCGATCACGCTGCTGGCCGGGCTGCAGACCATCTCGCCCTCGCTCTACGAGGCGGCGACCATAGACGGCGCAAGCGAGTGGCAGCGCTTCCGCCACATCACCTTTCCGCTGCTGACCCCGATCATCGCCGTGGTCATGACCTTCTCGGTGCTCTTCACCTTCACCGACTTCCAGCTGATCTGGGTGATGACCCGGGGCGGCCCGATCAACGCGACCCACCTGATGGCCACCCTGTCCTACCAGCGGGCCATCGTCGGCGGCGCGCTCGGCGAGGGCGCGGCCATCGCCACTGCGATGATCCCCTTCCTGCTGGCCGCCATCCTGTTCAGCTACTTCGGCCTGCAGCGCCGCAAGTGGCAGCAAGGAGGCCAGGATGACTGA
- a CDS encoding extracellular solute-binding protein, translating into MTMFTRRDILKAGAAAVIAGPALVAAAKSWAANHMKWEPEKGAELRVLRWKRFVQSEGESFLAMMDAFSKATGVKIRVDSEGFEDLRPKAAVAASVGSGPDIIWGIHADAHQYPDAMLDITDVCEHLGASYGGWYPVAEQYGKRDGKWINLPITIGGNLINYRKSHIQKAGFETVPDNTNDFLKLMVNLKKNGTPGGFALGNASGDGNCWAHWIMWSHGGKLVDENDNVVVNSPETVAGLEYVKALGESFIPGAASWLDGHNNKAFLQGACSLTNNGISIYAAAVREGNTEVAEDMDHAFYPIGPVGEPTEFHVCFPMMPYKYTKYPNAVKALLSWLMEKEQHDRFLQDSVGYLSHTLAAYENHPVWTEDPKRTVFRDVSKRTRSFAHAGSLGNAASEVFADFVVVNMVAEAATGAKSPKQAAADAQRRAERVYRS; encoded by the coding sequence ATGACCATGTTTACGAGACGCGACATTCTGAAGGCAGGCGCGGCGGCCGTCATTGCCGGCCCGGCCCTGGTCGCGGCGGCCAAGTCCTGGGCTGCCAACCACATGAAGTGGGAGCCGGAAAAGGGTGCCGAGTTGCGGGTGCTGCGCTGGAAGCGCTTCGTCCAGTCCGAGGGCGAGAGCTTTCTCGCCATGATGGATGCCTTCAGCAAGGCCACTGGCGTGAAGATCCGGGTCGACAGCGAAGGCTTTGAGGACCTGCGTCCCAAGGCCGCAGTCGCGGCCAGCGTTGGCAGTGGCCCGGACATTATCTGGGGTATCCACGCCGACGCCCATCAGTACCCCGATGCCATGCTGGACATCACCGACGTCTGCGAGCACCTAGGCGCGAGCTACGGCGGCTGGTATCCCGTCGCAGAGCAGTACGGCAAGCGCGACGGCAAGTGGATCAACCTGCCGATCACCATCGGCGGCAACCTGATCAACTACCGCAAGTCGCACATCCAGAAGGCCGGCTTCGAGACCGTGCCGGACAACACCAACGACTTCCTCAAGCTGATGGTGAACTTGAAGAAGAACGGGACCCCCGGCGGCTTCGCGCTGGGCAACGCCAGCGGCGACGGCAACTGCTGGGCGCACTGGATCATGTGGTCGCACGGCGGCAAGCTGGTCGACGAGAACGACAACGTCGTCGTCAACAGCCCGGAGACCGTGGCCGGCCTGGAGTACGTCAAGGCGCTCGGCGAGTCCTTCATCCCCGGCGCGGCCTCCTGGCTCGACGGCCACAACAACAAGGCCTTCCTGCAGGGCGCCTGCTCGCTGACCAATAACGGCATCTCGATCTATGCCGCGGCGGTGCGCGAGGGCAACACCGAGGTCGCCGAGGACATGGACCACGCCTTCTACCCGATCGGTCCGGTCGGCGAGCCGACGGAGTTCCACGTCTGCTTCCCCATGATGCCCTACAAGTACACCAAGTATCCCAACGCGGTGAAGGCGCTGCTGTCCTGGCTGATGGAGAAGGAACAGCACGACAGGTTCCTGCAGGACTCGGTCGGCTACCTGAGCCACACGCTGGCCGCCTACGAGAACCATCCGGTCTGGACCGAGGATCCGAAGCGCACGGTCTTCCGCGACGTTTCCAAGCGCACGCGGTCCTTCGCCCACGCCGGTTCCTTGGGCAACGCCGCGTCGGAGGTCTTCGCCGACTTCGTCGTGGTCAACATGGTGGCGGAGGCGGCGACCGGCGCGAAGAGCCCGAAGCAGGCCGCGGCCGACGCGCAGCGCCGCGCCGAGCGGGTCTACCGCTCCTGA
- the ugpC gene encoding sn-glycerol-3-phosphate ABC transporter ATP-binding protein UgpC: protein MASVEIRDVRKSFGSTEVLHGVDITVPDRSFTVLVGPSGCGKSTLLRMIAGLEEITSGEIAIGGQVVNTIPPKQRDIAMVFQNYALYPHMKVYDNMAFSLSLAKVDKARIDELVTRAADILNLRDLLDRYPRQLSGGQRQRVAMGRAIVRDPQVFLFDEPLSNLDAKLRVQMRTEIRELHQRLNSTSIYVTHDQIEAMTMADQIVVMRDGNIEQFGAPLDLYDEPVNTFVAGFIGSPAMNLIEGTVQVANGHARVAAEDGSMLELAPGRGGPDGTRVFYGVRPEHFTLTDESNGLPVDVVVVEPTGAEILVVGRMAGTEVQVSFKERHDFTHGQRIYLQPRRELAHIFDRDSGQVLR from the coding sequence ATGGCGTCGGTCGAAATCCGCGACGTGCGCAAGTCCTTCGGTTCGACCGAGGTTTTGCACGGCGTCGACATCACCGTTCCGGACCGTTCCTTCACGGTCCTGGTCGGCCCCTCCGGCTGCGGCAAGTCGACCTTGCTGCGCATGATCGCCGGCCTCGAGGAGATCACCTCCGGCGAGATCGCCATCGGCGGCCAGGTCGTGAACACCATCCCGCCAAAGCAGCGCGACATCGCGATGGTGTTCCAGAACTACGCGCTCTATCCGCACATGAAGGTCTACGACAACATGGCCTTCAGCCTGAGCCTCGCCAAGGTCGACAAGGCCAGGATCGACGAGCTGGTGACCCGCGCGGCGGACATCCTGAACCTGCGCGACCTGCTCGACCGCTACCCGCGGCAGCTCTCGGGCGGCCAGCGCCAGCGCGTCGCCATGGGCCGTGCGATCGTGCGCGACCCCCAGGTCTTCCTCTTCGACGAACCGCTGTCCAACCTCGACGCCAAGCTGCGGGTGCAGATGCGCACCGAGATCCGCGAGCTGCACCAACGGCTCAACAGCACCTCGATCTACGTCACCCACGACCAGATCGAGGCCATGACCATGGCCGACCAGATCGTGGTCATGCGCGACGGCAACATCGAGCAGTTCGGCGCGCCGCTGGATCTCTATGACGAACCCGTCAATACCTTCGTCGCCGGCTTTATCGGCTCGCCGGCGATGAACCTGATCGAAGGCACGGTGCAGGTCGCCAACGGCCACGCGCGCGTCGCCGCGGAGGACGGCTCGATGCTCGAGCTGGCGCCGGGCCGCGGCGGCCCGGACGGCACGCGGGTCTTTTACGGCGTCCGTCCGGAGCACTTCACCCTGACCGACGAGAGCAACGGCCTGCCGGTCGACGTCGTGGTTGTGGAGCCGACCGGGGCCGAGATCCTGGTGGTCGGCCGCATGGCTGGCACCGAGGTGCAGGTCTCTTTCAAGGAGCGGCACGACTTCACCCACGGGCAGCGGATCTATCTGCAGCCACGGCGCGAGCTGGCACACATCTTCGACCGGGACAGCGGTCAAGTGCTGCGCTGA